From Theileria orientalis strain Shintoku DNA, chromosome 4, complete genome, the proteins below share one genomic window:
- a CDS encoding uncharacterized protein (prefoldin domain containing protein) encodes MAEVETFSGFRVYKHFKDRNSYHKNHLRRLRNEYVVESLFGTNEQALPNSKTRKLAKKLKSLQEISDTFFQRVKLEPEVLEAFKNVFGSSFEHGTIDHESFLKSEKNSHFKLIRLLFETLSGNYDRILDLENQVQSLTDENSSLNAYVSDVQEEMTKLRKFASDCNEMRVSELGIQSEEYQILYEKHSSLQEEMKTLLQKNYKLEKQVSKILERDDEEEHRREGIREEGALEVEQLGVPYGVDLFEPELDESRFQSKVEEYEKRIEEMRKSNNALFDENIRLKKKSQESFGAEKFVTLSLLFNQITRTHNKLFQDQQELERAKADTETYQKLSMALYDAKMNTLEYENRTYKEKLGEMEETLKLETVGRFSLESIVSQLKMELHQAQQVYLKLETLNSSLLTNGHELDLVKTNRDVLSEQLSRMKHMVTSLTKEKHELSSKVFNLEYTKETLLKELDVLKDQVRKVERLLMDRAEDRLDFKDKITNIQLETNAKILEDKLIRIKMQNDELKLENTNLTTSMIELKNNLERERRENSELMKKVSLSMKNEAKMTAEMQQIANEINGLKASLETGAVNLRHMSDDLGLMNRKLFEKDLQLSALEAKRDTVTSALTEFAAKLSRCRLNTVSVEELRSIDIKALNYGELIQLLTSTGVTGATASIFSVSGNTVSFSTGGQSIGLNAAALSTSGNQGALNQGSGDSTSQFSNTQPGGSFANPFASALADSTSGASGYGQRGSKRGSASKTVLKDGTEEHLMRSLTNLINFNEFLSVLCVNLAKQLGTLTNNMLNVTNFSNIYETFKMELVDVDTFKNECMVKISDLETKIVSLEQLNEQLGEKHVWEKSIVRLKENYEKSLSNYKMMLKECRHLLKLNETALDSLRSENSRLLADCSGAANVMVEYENKLADSTSELMQLKELIFTVLPRDLKTNATRETPMRSIELLMSYLNNIGVAEPISVNYGEYGARNRMNEYRMRTTSVHTNNHTSPARVNEHAAASNAHDIFSTGRTSNPLSTGGRVDANHGSIGRLDSATSTYNRASSNVNVNAANTSNVNAANTSNVNPNSSYAGNSSYRADTNNAISSYTGNSSNVNANSSANEADRVSGFHRGSLQQYDQKRPGEQQELTSSSSSSARNRRGPEDYGGGDPGSDEKYEYGKEALMQKEQQLNDVYDDVNYYCKLIVTEIKSQMNADRQIDTDYESNYSIHEVESEDTVSDYKDEDYVVDKFEEILNLLNKLYYHRNYQGIKYSGSIEDETSSNKRSEAYGMGSGTGNGGTGEANTIVMDMNVMKSINKFAETLRMYYRACNKPNEFLLDDLEYQMESIPTIMDSEAKFKTFTKSLTKLMNLAGEFIYEQLTENSERMEAMAKQLQENGELIQKLDDMNAEKDQQLRSLQYELNEAKMQCVRLRQACECEKDQLKQASLSLSQYESDVRRLREDLEASSKKNEKLLLLALSEDFANLRRKIQEDELDLTKLDSSQIRDLSEQVSAGLRGQQLERSLVEKFSNMVSEYIQGDSPECKKFTLDDYYSLLNYNYFARSDKYISILTASICK; translated from the exons ATGGCTGAAGTGGAAACATTCTCAGGATTTAGAgtatataaacattttaaagatAGAAACAGCTATCACAAGAATCATCTGAGAAGACTCAGAAATGAATACGTTGTAGAGTCGCTGTTTGGAACAAACGAACAGGCGCTCCCAAACAGTAAAACAAGGAAGTTGGcgaaaaaattgaaatcgCTACAAGAAATATCGGACACCTTCTTCCAAAGAGTTAAGTTGGAGCCGGAGGTGCTGGAAGCATTCAAGAATGTGTTCGGGTCGAGCTTCGAGCACGGAACAATAGACCACGAGTCGTTCCTGAAGTCGGAAAAAAATAGTCATTTTAAGCTAATAAGGCTGTTGTTTGAGACGTTGTCGGGGAACTATGACAGGATCTTGGACCTGGAAAACCAAGTACAGAGCCTGACGGATGAGAACTCGAGCCTGAACGCATACGTGTCGGACGTGCAAGAGGAAATGACGAAACTGAGAAAATTTGCATCAGACTGCAACGAGATGAGAGTGTCGGAGCTGGGAATACAGTCGGAAGAGTACCAAATCCTGTACGAAAAGCACTCGAGTCTTCAGGAGGAAATGAAGACGCTGCTGCAAAAAAACTATAAGTTGGAGAAGCAAGTGTCAAAAATACTGGAGCGCGatgacgaggaggagcacCGAAGAGAAGGGATcagagaagaaggagccTTGGAGGTTGAGCAGCTGGGAGTGCCGTACGGAGTGGACCTGTTTGAGCCAGAGCTGGACGAGAGCAGGTTCCAGAGTAAAGTGGAAGAGTACGAAAAGAGAATAGAGGAGATGAGGAAAAGCAACAACGCACTCTTCGACGAAAACATTAGGCTGAAGAAAAAGTCGCAGGAGAGTTTCGGAGCGGAAAAGTTCGTGACGCTGAGTCTGCTCTTCAACCAGATCACGAGGACGCACAACAAGCTATTCCAGGACcagcaggagctggaaagAGCGAAGGCGGACACGGAAACGTACCAGAAGCTGAGCATGGCACTGTACGACGCAAAAATGAACACGCTGGAGTACGAAAACAGGACCTACAAGGAAAAGCTGGGAGAGATGGAGGAgacgctgaagctggagacAGTGGGAAGGTTCTCGCTGGAGTCGATCGTGTCGCAGCTGAAGATGGAGTTGCACCAGGCACAACAAGtgtacctgaagctggagacCCTGAACAGCTCACTGCTGACGAACGGGCACGagctggacctggtgaAGACGAACAGAGACGTGCTGTCGGAGCAGCTGAGTAGAATGAAGCACATGGTGACGAGCCTGACGAAGGAGAAACACGAGCTCTCGTCGAAAGTGTTCAACCTGGAGTACACGAAGgagacgctgctgaaggagctaGATGTGCTGAAGGACCAGGTGAGGAAGGTGGAGAGGCTGCTGATGGACAGAGCGGAGGACAGGCTGGACTTCAAGGACAAAATCACGAACATACAGCTGGAGACGAACGCGAAGATACTGGAGGACAAGCTGATCAGAATCAAGATGCAGAACGACgagctgaagctggaaaaCACAAACCTGACGACGAGCATGATAGAGCTGAAGAATAACCTGGAGAGAGAAAGAAGAGAAAACTCGGAGCTTATGAAAAAGGTGTCGCTGTCTATGAAAAATGAGGCGAAGATGACGGCGGAGATGCAGCAAATCGCCAACGAAATTAATGGGCTTAAGGCATCGCTGGAAACGGGAGCAGTTAACCTGAGGCACATGAGCGACGACCTGGGCCTGATGAACAGGAAGCTCTTCGAGAAGGACCTGCAGCTCTCGGCGCTGGAGGCGAAGAGGGACACGGTGACGTCAGCGCTGACGGAGTTCGCAGCGAAGCTGAGCAGATGCAGGCTGAATACAGTGAGCGTGGAGGAGCTGCGAAGCATAGACATCAAGGCGCTCAACTACGGAGAGTTGATACAGCTGTTGACTAGCACGGGAGTGACGGGAGCGACGGCGAGCATATTTAGCGTCTCGGGAAACACAGTGTCGTTCAGCACAGGAGGGCAGAGCATTGGGCTGAATGCAGCAGCGCTAAGCACCTCGGGGAACCAGGGAGCCCTGAATCAAGGCTCAGGAGACAGCACGTCCCAGTTCAGTAACACACAACCCGGAGGATCGTTTGCAAATCCGTTCGCAAGTGCACTGGCGGACAGCACGTCAGGAGCGAGTGGCTATGGGCAGAGAGGGAGCAAAAGAGGGTCGGCGAGTAAGACTGTGCTCAAGGACGGGACGGAGGAGCACCTGATGAGGAGTCTGACGAACCTGATCAACTTTAACGAGTTCCTCTCAGTGCTCTGCGTAAACCTGGCGAAGCAGCTGGGCACGCTGACGAACAACATGCTTAACGTGACGAACTTCTCGAACATATACGAGACGTTTAAAATGGAGCTGGTGGATGTGGACACGTTCAAAAACGAGTGCATGGTTAAAATAAGTGACCTGGAAACAAAGATAGTGAGTCTGGAGCAGTTAAACGAGCAGCTGGGAGAAAAACACGTCTGGGAGAAGAGCATAGTGCGCCTGAAGGAAAACTACGAAAAGTCGCTGAGCAACTACAAGATGATGCTGAAGGAGTGCAGACACCTGCTTAAGCTGAACGAGACGGCACTAGATTCGCTGCGAAGCGAAAACTCTAGGCTGCTGGCAGACTGCTCAGGAGCAGCGAACGTTATGGTGGAGTACGAGAACAAGCTCGCCGACTCGACGAGTGAGCTGATgcagctgaaggagctgataTTCACAGTGCTGCCGAGGGATCTGAAGACGAACGCGACGCGGGAGACGCCGATGAGGTCGATAGAGCTCCTGATGAGCTACCTGAACAACATAGGCGTTGCTGAGCCGATCAGCGTAAACTATGGTGAATACGGAGCGCGAAATCGCATGAACGAGTACAGAATGCGCACCACGAGTGTACACACAAACAACCACACGAGTCCAGCACGGGTGAATGAACACGCTGCCGCAAGCAACGCACACGACATTTTCAGCACAGGCCGCACGAGCAATCCACTTAGCACAGGCGGAAGGGTTGACGCCAACCACGGGTCGATTGGTCGACTGGATAGTGCGACGAGCACGTACAACAGAGCAAGCAGCAACGTCAACGTCAACGCTGCAAACACCAGTAACGTTAACGCTGCAAACACCAGTAACGTTAACCCAAACAGTTCGTACGCCGGAAACAGTTCATACAGAGCAGACACTAACAACGCGATCAGTTCATACACCGGAAACAGTAGTAACGTTAACGCAAACAGTAGTGCGAACGAGGCAGACAGGGTGAGTGGATTTCATAGAGGAAGTTTGCAGCAGTACGACCAGAAAAGACCGGGCGAACAGCAAGAGTTGACATCGTCGTCATCGAGTTCAGCAAGGAACAGAAGGGGGCCTGAGGACTACGGAGGAGGAGACCCGGGTAGTGATGAAAAGTACGAATACGGAAAAGAGGCGCTGATGCAGAAggagcagcagcttaaCGACGTGTACGACGACGTCAACTACTACTGTAAACTCATAGTTACTGAAATCAAGTCGCAAATGAACGCAGATAGACAAATAGATACAGACTATGAGTCAAATTACAGTATTCACGAAGTGGAGTCGGAAGATACAGTGAGCGACTACAAGGACGAAGACTACGTGGTGGACAAATTCGAAGAAATACTTAACCTGTTGAATAAACTCTACTACCATAGAAATTATCAAGGAATAAAGTACTCTGGAAGCATAGAGGATGAAACGAGTAGCAATAAGAGGTCGGAGGCATATGGAATGGGAAGTGGCACGGGAAACGGAGGCACCGGCGAAGCTAACACAATCGTGATGGACATGAACGTCATGAAGAGCATCAACAAGTTCGCAGAGACGCTGAGAATGTACTATAGAGCATGCAATAAGCCGAATGAGTTCTTATTGGACGACCTGGAGTACCAAATGGAGTCAATACCGACGATAATGGACAGCGAGGCAAAGTTCAAGACGTTCACGAAGAGCCTGACGAAACTGATGAACCTGGCGGGAGAGTTCATATACGAGCAGCTGACGGAAAACTCGGAGAGAATGGAGGCAATGGCTAAGCAGCTGCAGGAAAACGGAGAGCTGATACAGAAGCTGGACGACATGAACGCAGAAAAGGACCAGCAGCTGAGGTCGCTGCAGTACGAGCTGAACGAGGCGAAGATGCAGTGCGTGCGCCTGCGCCAGGCGTGCGAGTGCGAGAAGGACCAGCTTAAGCAGGCGAGCCTGAGTCTGAGCCAGTACGAGAGCGACGTGCGGCGGCTGCgggaggacctggaggcgagctcgaagaagaacgagaagctgctgctcctg GCGCTGAGTGAAGATTTCGCAAATCTGAGGAGGAAAATACAGGAAGATGAGCTGGATTTGACGAAATTGGATTCTTCTCAGATAAGGGACCTATCTGAGCAGGTATCGGCGGGACTACGCGGTCAGCAGCTGGAGAGGAGCCTGGTGGAGAAGTTTTCGAACATGGTCTCGGAATACATTCAAGGGGACTCTCCGGAGTGCAAAAAGTTCACGCTCGACGATTACTACTCGCTTTTGAACTACAACTACTTCGCCAGATCTGACAAGTACATAAGTATATTGACTGCGAGCATATGCAAGTAA
- a CDS encoding uncharacterized protein (RAP domain containing protein), with the protein MVLIIAVKITLNILCVIVNLGCYTSVMALQFIHNCCSRLEENYKEAEEVPELELQKAIQLMSRLNKLGVYNSQLFAFVARHVNRLNDRLLSDFASISQKYGLRTKHILDVCYKESLNRIDDVDLDLSLNLLRSFSFFSYEYREIYLKSAGKILENVNSLSNEDALLMLNVAKTLNSYPEMIRMRDEILTRIEENILVMPNAHLIKCVGELYRGLRSRRAKTFVSSVLDKIEEDDLKNLTINSLVNLMHTINHFKTKLTYLTDILRILGSRINEVVSNRNLGLWVDVFTVTLECGWLSLPFMQAAIKNIILEPQVLCRVSTYQLVKVLQTFYKLRVYHEESYKALIDAIENGFDTLLPKLNMVSETILAAADGNLERNELFTKSFDFITKRVEDLDLINSGDDLLTVMSSNYIWPRNIITSAWSFAVMDFHKKEEFRALMELLLHPKLRNEDVDLNLILMCLEIAEACLVDGVHMDLAQEVSETYGDKMRFKEINREEPEELENLKDNRLSFSESQNMHFHKGRARATRHIQNILDVLNKKDVLLRVAPHYNSPYIVDVCFSKENKKGIVLFSGRELLRNHFDGKWTNNDTGSTKLKLKILNKQNWHVVALSCSEWSHLASGVERKEYVKSLMDRLNVSY; encoded by the exons ATGGTGTTGATAATTGctgtaaaaataactttaaatattctGTGTGTGATAGTTAACCTTGGATGCTACACATCAGTGATGGCATTGCaatttatacataattGTTGCAGTCGGCTCGAGGAGAACTATAAGGAAGCGGAGGAAGTGCCGGAGTTGGAGCTCCAGAAGGCAATACAGCTGATGTCGAGGTTAAATAAGCTGGGAGTGTATAACTCGCAGCTTTTCGCATTCGTGGCAAGACACGTAAACAGGTTAAACGACAGGCTGCTGTCGGATTTCGCAAGCATATCGCAGAAGTACGGCCTGAGAACGAAGCACATTTTGG ATGTGTGCTACAAGGAGAGTCTTAACAGGATCGATGACGTGGACCTGGACCTATCCCTGAATCTTCTGAGgagcttcagcttcttctcgtACGAGTACAGAGAAATATACCTCAAAAGCGCGGGTAAAATCTTGGAGAACGTGAACTCGCTGTCGAACGAGGACGCGCTGCTGATGCTGAACGTGGCGAAGACGCTGAACAGCTACCCAGAGATGATTAGAATGAGGGACGAAATCCTGACTAGAATCGAGGAGAACATACTCGTGATGCCGAACGCGCACCTGATTAA ATGTGTTGGAGAGTTATACAGAGGATTGCGCTCAAGAAGGGCGAAAACGTTTGTCTCAAGTGTTTTGGATAAGATTGAAGAGGAcgacctgaagaacctAACAATAAACAGCTTGGTAAACCTGATGCACACAATCAATCACTTTAAGACTAA GCTGACGTATCTGACAGATATATTGAGGATACTGGGATCGAGAATCAACGAAGTGGTTTCAAATAGGAACCTGGGCCTGTGGGTAGACGTATTCACAGTAACACTGGAATGCGGATGGCTGTCGTTGCCATTTATGCAGGCAGCGATCAAGAATATAATACTG GAGCCGCAGGTGCTGTGTAGAGTGTCAACGTATCAACTGGTGAAAGTGTTGCAAACATTTTATAAGCTGCGCGTATACCATGAAGAGTCATATAAG GCTCTTATCGATGCCATTGAAAATGGGTTCGATACACTACTGCCGAAGTTAAACATGGTTTCGGAGACGATATTGGCCGCAGCAGACGGGAATCTGGAAAGAAATGAATTGTTTACCAAGAGTTTCGATTTTATAACAAAGCGAGTGGAGGATCTCGACCTTATAAACTCCGGAGATGACTTGTTGACAGTGATGAGCAGCAATTACATATGGCCGAGAAACATAATAACGAGTGCCTGGAGTTTCGCAGTGATGGATTTCCACAAGAAAGAAGAATTTAGAGCACTTATGGAGTTGCTTTTGCATCCAAA GCTCCGCAACGAAGATGTGGATTTGAATTTAATACTGATGTGTCTGGAGATCGCAGAGGCGTGCTTGGTGGACGGAGTGCACATGGACCTGGCACAGGAAGTGTCGGAAACATACGGAGATAAGATGCGATTTAAGGAAATAAACAGAGAAGAGCCGGAGGAGTTGgaaaacctgaaggacAATAGACTTAGTTTCTCAGAGTCACAAAACATGCACTTCCACAAGGGAAGAGCGAGAGCAACGAGGCACATCCAGAACATACTGGACGTATTGAACAAAAAGGACGTGCTGCTGAGAGTGGCGCCGCATTACAACTCGCCGTACATAGTCGACGTGTGCTTTTCGAAGGAGAATAAGAAGGGAATTGTGCTGTTCAGCGGAAGGGAGCTCCTGAGAAACCACTTCGACGGCAAGTGGACGAACAACGACACGGGCTCTACGAAGTTGAAGCTTAAGATACTGAACAAGCAGAACTGGCAC GTGGTGGCTCTCAGCTGCAGCGAGTGGTCGCACCTGGCCTCTGGAGTGGAGAGGAAGGAGTACGTAAAGAGCCTGATGGACCGCTTAAACGTTTCGTACTGA
- a CDS encoding ubiquinol-cytochrome c reductase complex, producing the protein MAYPYRSRFFQKCPEYIPPTSEEDAQVDPRTKLRPPCEQKCAKYNKLYDECVERVTKRNELIQKGESELELGHCLGQHYDLVSCVDNCVSGQGPFSVPQVAHMVTVLVLATVAVLHDDLASDK; encoded by the exons ATGGCATATCCGTACCGCAGTCGATTTTTCCAGAAGTGTCCGGAGTACATTCCCCCGACTAGTGAGGAGGACGCCCAGGTCGACCCTAGGACAAAGCTGAGGCCCCCCTGCGAGCAGAAGTGCGCCAAATACAACAAACTCTACGAC GAATGCGTTGAACGCGTCACTAAGAGGAACGAGTTGATTCAGAAGGGGGAGTCCGAACTTGAGCTCGGCCACTGCCTAGGTCAGCACTACGACCTGGTCAGCTGCGTCGACAACTGCGTAA GTGGCCAAGGACCTTTTTCGGTACCTCAAGTAGCACACATGGTTACCGTCCTCGTATTAGCAACCGTGGCTGTTTTACACGACGATCTGGCCTcagataaataa
- a CDS encoding U4/U6-associated splicing factor: protein MNVKVAKDALEKARKAELVQKQIQEHLQKINFTKNVFESTTPLGGKKLVFDSLGRILDEAGNVVKSTPVIHSTLKVNRNLVAEKQKKEIQLEKSEKIAKKVQQSQYVDPSLNNLRRKRKKLFNFVEPGTYIKQERQLLRQMEERASGINKSSLIIQKKRLLEQQNKRLSTLNNRLENKDTWDDDEPFVEWWDRGVIVLKSGEDPFKLQNLKKHQYITNIDLNDLKINEDKFNHYIEHPVKLDGKRKKGTAQPLIQLTKKERKKFKRLRKQEKQRIIRDKITIGMIPPPPPKLKLSNLINVLKNQSAADPSKVEQQVKHQMEQRLKAHEQRNEERKLTKEQRSKKKAQKWQIKKNAEAEAALFTINSLSNFKLIKKIDTNAQQFHLSGTCIIMNNGPAFLIIEGSKLSIRRYTKLLLRRIKWTEYILEGDLDASQNSCKQVWVGNVKKRSFPHWTVNYVDCDEQIEDILKPFKALHYFEMVQKYRDPLEDV from the exons ATGAACGTTAAGGTCGCAAAGGATGCCCTCGAAAAGGCCAGAAAGGCAGAGTTGGTTCAAAAGCAAATCCAGGAGCACttgcaaaaaataaacttcaCGAAGAATGTATTTGAGTCTACAACGCCACTCGGAGGGAAAAAGTTGGTATTTGATAGTTTGGGGAGAATCTTGGACGAAGCAGGGAACGTAGTGAAGAGCACACCAGTAATCCATTCGACGCTGAAGGTAAACAGGAACCTGGTGGCggaaaaacagaaaaaggaaatacaACTGGAAAAGTCAGAAAAAATAGCAAAGAAAGTTCAACAATCGCAATACGTGGACCCGAGTTTGAACAATTTAAGG aggaagaggaaaaaGTTGTTCAACTTTGTTGAGCCaggtacatatataaaacagGAAAGGCAGTTGTTGAGACAGATGGAAGAAAGAGCATCaggaataaataaaagtagtTTGATCATACAGAAGAAGAGATTGCTGGAACAGCAAAACAAGAGGCTAAGCACACT GAACAATAGACTTGAAAACAAGGATACATGG GACGACGATGAGCCCTTTGTTGAGTGGTGGGACAGAGGAGTTATCGTGTTGAAGAGCGGAGAGGACCCATTTAAGCTTCAAAACTTAAAAAAACACCAGTACATAACAAACATAGATTTAAACGACTTGAAAATCAACGAG gataaatttaatcactATATTGAACACCCAGTGAAACTAGACGGAAAGCGTAAAAAGGGAACAGCACAGCCGCTGATACAGTTGACGAAAAAGGAGAGgaaaaagtttaaaagaCTGAGAAAGCAGGAAAAACAAAGGATCATTAGAGATAAGATAACAATAGGAATGATACCGCCGCCTCCgccgaagctgaagctgtcGAACCTGATTAACGTTTTAAAGAATCAGTCAGCAGCAGACCCGTCGAAGGTGGAACAGCAAGTCAAACACCAAATGGAGCAGCGTCTGAAGGCTCACGAGCAACGTAACGAGGAgaggaagctgacgaaggaACAGAGGTCGAAAAAGAAAGCACAAAAGTGGCAG ATTAAAAAGAATGCTGAGGCTGAAGCTGCACTGTTTACCATCAACTCGCTCTCAAACTTCAAGCTGATCAAGAAGATTGATACGAACGCACAGCAGTTTCACCTGAGCGGCACGTGCATAATAATGAACAACGGCCCAGCGTTCCTAATAATCGAAG GAAGTAAGCTGAGCATCAGAAGGTACACGAAGCTGCTTCTGAGGAGAATCAAGTGGACTGAGTACATCCTCGAGGGCGACCTTGACGCAAGCCAGAACAGCTGCAAGCAGGTCTGGGTCGGAAACGTCAAGAAGCGGAGCTTTCCGCACTGGACTGTCAACTACGTGGACTGCGACGAGCAGATAGAGGACATTTTGAAGCCTTTCAAGGCTCTACACTACTTCGAAATGGTGCAGAAGTATCGCGACCCTCTGGAAGATGTGTAG
- a CDS encoding snoRNP protein — MSSRGGFVSRGSFRGGKFKKRDGGSSSFQSNEPPAEVIEVGTVSHVCENELVLKCTLTDKVPYSNGRIFLSNKQEVGKIDEIFGQVNNYYCSVKLLEGFKATSFEPNSKLYIDTRQSLPMSRFTNKPDEKTLSSASKKSVKKDKAFKTSRPTGSHSSRGTFRLSRGTSRVSRGTMRR; from the exons atgaGTTCCAGAGGAGGGTTTGTGAGCAGAGGGAGCTTCCGAGGaggtaaatttaaaaaacgtGACGGCGGATCAA GCTCTTTTCAATCAAATGAACCCCCTGCCGAAGTTATTG AGGTTGGAACAGTTTCACACGTTTGCGAGAATGAATTAGTATTGAAATGTACACTCACAGATAAAGTGCCATATTCCAATGGGAGAATATTTTTAAGTAATAAGCAAGAAGTTGGAAAAATAGATGAAATCTTTGGTCAAGTGAACAACTAC TATTGCTCTGTTAAATTGCTGGAAGGCTTTAAAGCCACTTCTTTTGAACCGAATTCGAAATTGTATATTGATACGAGACAGTCGCTTCCAATGTCGCGATTTACTAATAAACCTGATGAGAAAACACTTTCTTCTGCTTCTAAGAAATCAGTCAAAAAGGATAAGGCCTTTAAAACCAGTCGTCCTACAGGCTCTCATAGCTCCCGAGGGACCTTTAGGTTGTCGAGAGGAACGTCAAGAGTTTCACGAGGGACCATGAGaagataa
- a CDS encoding ribosomal RNA methyltransferase produces the protein MRGVRVANIVSNHSSEWVRRQITDRYLVQKQIDNYRSRSAYKLMELDDKYFIFRKNQTVVELGCFPGGWAQVTLDRTLASASSSRVIGIDKVQIDPIPNYTFIKGEINDEETQNKLIQTLDGVRADVVLSDLAPNCTGVKKDDHLNSAELCLQAASLMERVIAVGGTFVVKIFMGGQLDRYKTYLRSMFTAVSSAKPKYVYGSCRSESKEMYLVCKNFKGARSIRSDVQTEGSYYPKEGFL, from the exons ATGAGGGGAGTAAGAGTGGCCAATATTGTATCCAATCACTCCTCGGAGTGGGTTAGAAGGCAAATAACCGACCGTTATTTGgttcaaaaacaaatt GACAATTATCGCAGCAGATCGGCCTATAAACTAATGGAACTGGACGATAAGTACTTCATTTTTCGCAAAAATCAAACCGTCGTTGAACTGGGCTGTTTTCCAGGCGGCTGGGCGCAGGTTACACTGGATAGAACCCTAGCTTCTGCATCTTCATCCAGGGTTATTGGAATCGACAAGGTTCAAATCGACCCA ATACCGAATTACACGTTCATAAAGGGCGAGATAAACGACGAGGAAACTCAAAACAAGCTAATACAGACGCTTGACGGGGTCAGGGCCGACGTG GTTCTGAGTGACCTTGCCCCCAACTGTACCGGAGTTAAAAAGGATGACCATCTGAACTCGGCAGAACTCTGTTTACAGGCTGCTTCACTGATGGAAAGG GTGATAGCAGTTGGTGGCACCTTTGTGGTAAAGATATTTATGGGTGGCCAATTGGACAGATACAAAACATATTTGAGAAGCATGTTCACGGCGGTCAGCTCTGCAAAGCCAAAGTACGTTTACGGAT CTTGCAGATCCGAGTCCAAGGAAATGTACCTGGTTTGTAAGAACTTTAAAGGCGCCAGAAGTATTAGATCAGACGTGCAGACTGAGGGTAGCTACTACCCTAAAGAGGGATTTTTGTAG